From Paenibacillus polymyxa, the proteins below share one genomic window:
- a CDS encoding heparinase II/III domain-containing protein, translated as MSLLKEAWPASRLVNALAGGVQGSARQRLRSNWTQRLRATVDKPAFAELWKDIERICNDVREAPWPELPLSLFRQFANTGERKPYEDVYFERRGRLVAIVLAAVADPVPRKMKEVESGLLDICSEYTWALPAHVNEEDTVTPPWQQVDLFASETAQMLVEILLLLGEKLADHVVVQVHKEVEHRVLEPVFWQPHHYDWETAEHNWSAVCASGCGIAALLLAKDDFSKAVAIERMLGALDCFLAGYREDGGCPEGVGYWVYGFGYFIYFADMLREFTEGAVDILNSEKVRQIAAFAERVHLSDGIFANYSDSSETERLPSGLISHVNYLQGRPSTLPFRVPGLLEDPCRRWAHVLRNLVWTNPLVYGCGEAEIDYLPQLGWLMCRSLSSSHHGSGGQQDHSDAILAFSAKGGHNNEPHNHNDLGHFILHGGGENLLCDLGAGLYTKAYFSPGRESIINISSSGHSVPIINGTTQQSGAKARAVVLDVAMDEQEGAQKVTSFKLDLTSAYAVDELAVFTRSFAWSVLEGNEGARLTVTDHFEFETSSMNVKPWDVEELLISRIQPNTGAGFVEWKGTNAVVRLNYDAGALRQRLEAVKHIDHDGVPFVFYMTSLQLDSNRWNGSASVDCNLFFTIHQSSC; from the coding sequence ATGAGTCTTCTGAAGGAGGCTTGGCCTGCTTCGCGGCTCGTCAACGCGCTGGCTGGCGGAGTGCAGGGTTCAGCAAGACAACGGTTAAGGAGCAATTGGACCCAAAGGCTACGGGCAACTGTCGATAAACCGGCATTCGCCGAGCTTTGGAAGGACATCGAACGCATCTGCAATGATGTTCGGGAAGCGCCTTGGCCTGAACTACCATTGTCTCTGTTCCGGCAATTTGCTAATACAGGGGAGCGCAAGCCGTATGAGGATGTATACTTCGAACGGCGCGGACGACTAGTTGCTATCGTGCTGGCAGCTGTTGCCGATCCGGTGCCTCGGAAGATGAAAGAGGTGGAAAGCGGACTGCTGGACATATGCAGCGAGTACACTTGGGCGCTTCCTGCACATGTCAACGAAGAGGACACTGTAACACCGCCTTGGCAGCAGGTGGATTTATTCGCGTCCGAAACAGCGCAAATGCTGGTTGAAATTTTATTGCTGCTTGGAGAAAAGCTGGCTGATCACGTAGTCGTTCAGGTGCACAAAGAGGTTGAACACCGTGTACTGGAACCTGTTTTTTGGCAGCCTCATCATTATGATTGGGAAACGGCAGAGCATAACTGGTCGGCAGTATGCGCTTCGGGTTGCGGAATTGCTGCATTGCTGCTGGCAAAAGACGACTTTTCCAAAGCGGTAGCCATCGAGCGTATGCTGGGCGCACTGGATTGTTTTTTGGCAGGCTACAGAGAGGACGGGGGATGTCCCGAAGGCGTAGGTTATTGGGTGTATGGCTTTGGGTACTTTATATATTTTGCCGATATGCTACGTGAGTTTACCGAGGGAGCTGTGGATATTTTGAACTCGGAAAAGGTAAGGCAAATCGCAGCCTTCGCAGAACGGGTCCATTTGTCGGACGGTATTTTCGCTAATTATTCAGATAGTAGTGAAACTGAACGGTTACCTTCCGGACTCATCTCTCATGTGAATTATTTGCAAGGACGCCCATCTACACTTCCTTTTCGCGTACCTGGTTTGTTGGAAGATCCGTGTCGCCGCTGGGCTCATGTATTGCGTAACCTAGTCTGGACGAATCCCTTGGTGTATGGATGCGGTGAAGCCGAAATCGATTATTTGCCGCAACTCGGCTGGTTGATGTGCCGTAGCCTCAGTTCTAGTCATCATGGATCTGGGGGGCAGCAGGATCATTCAGATGCAATACTTGCTTTTTCAGCCAAGGGTGGGCATAACAATGAGCCGCACAATCATAATGATCTTGGACATTTCATCCTTCATGGCGGCGGCGAAAATTTACTCTGTGATCTGGGAGCAGGCTTATACACGAAAGCCTATTTTTCACCGGGACGGGAGTCGATTATCAATATCTCCTCCAGCGGTCATTCCGTGCCTATCATCAATGGGACCACACAGCAATCTGGGGCAAAGGCAAGGGCGGTCGTGCTGGATGTTGCTATGGATGAGCAGGAGGGAGCACAGAAAGTTACAAGCTTTAAGCTCGACTTGACATCTGCTTATGCTGTAGATGAATTGGCTGTTTTCACCCGTTCTTTTGCCTGGAGTGTACTGGAGGGAAACGAGGGAGCAAGGCTTACTGTCACAGATCATTTTGAGTTTGAAACGTCTAGTATGAACGTCAAGCCGTGGGATGTGGAGGAGCTTTTGATCAGCCGTATTCAGCCTAATACAGGAGCAGGCTTCGTGGAATGGAAAGGAACGAATGCAGTGGTTAGGCTAAATTATGATGCTGGCGCGCTGAGGCAGAGGCTGGAGGCTGTGAAGCATATAGATCATGACGGAGTGCCCTTTGTATTTTATATGACATCACTGCAACTGGATTCCAATCGCTGGAACGGCTCAGCAAGTGTCGATTGCAATCTATTTTTTACCATACATCAATCTTCATGTTGA
- a CDS encoding cation diffusion facilitator family transporter, producing the protein MEVKQREDSFWSMVKKGNKSSGSAALGNTGIALIKGIAFALTGSGSMFATMMHSIADAVNQMFVFAGSVLAEKKPTKRFPTGFGRVINLFCMVAVIVVTIMAYETALEGIHLLQHPAESAQGFWINVVVLVLSLAVDGFVWSKAMKEVLHESRVEAKGLSIFTSAFRHVGRAAPPTRLVFYEDLVATTGGVLALLAVVVTSLTDFKLLDGISSILIGCLMVGVAFRVGYDNMVGLIGVSAPPDIEERVASIILADTHVTDISQMRILQEGRYYHVEGVIELTSGMTLADADDIKFRVEDALLRDPNISDAALGILEDDGIRNWKQEKPKT; encoded by the coding sequence ATGGAAGTGAAACAGAGAGAGGACTCCTTTTGGAGTATGGTCAAAAAAGGAAATAAATCTTCAGGCTCGGCAGCGTTGGGTAATACCGGCATTGCCCTGATTAAGGGGATTGCTTTTGCCTTGACAGGCAGTGGCTCTATGTTTGCTACGATGATGCATTCCATTGCGGATGCAGTGAACCAAATGTTTGTATTTGCGGGCAGTGTATTGGCAGAGAAAAAACCTACGAAACGTTTTCCTACTGGCTTTGGACGGGTAATTAATCTTTTTTGTATGGTTGCTGTTATTGTCGTAACGATTATGGCCTACGAAACTGCATTGGAAGGAATTCATTTGCTACAGCATCCGGCTGAATCTGCACAAGGATTTTGGATTAATGTAGTGGTGCTGGTTTTGTCATTGGCGGTTGACGGATTTGTATGGAGCAAAGCGATGAAAGAAGTGCTGCATGAATCCAGAGTGGAAGCGAAGGGGCTAAGTATTTTTACCTCTGCCTTTCGTCATGTGGGACGTGCTGCGCCACCAACCCGTTTGGTGTTCTATGAGGATTTGGTTGCAACGACAGGTGGGGTACTCGCCCTGCTAGCTGTAGTGGTCACATCGCTGACAGATTTTAAGTTGCTGGACGGAATTTCGAGTATTCTCATCGGCTGTCTGATGGTCGGTGTAGCGTTCCGGGTCGGTTATGACAACATGGTGGGCTTGATTGGTGTATCAGCACCTCCCGATATCGAAGAACGTGTGGCTTCCATTATCCTGGCAGATACACATGTGACCGATATTTCTCAAATGCGTATTTTGCAGGAGGGGCGTTACTATCACGTCGAAGGGGTAATTGAGCTTACTTCGGGCATGACGCTGGCCGATGCTGATGATATCAAATTTAGAGTCGAGGATGCTCTGCTGCGTGATCCTAATATTTCAGATGCCGCATTGGGGATTCTAGAGGATGACGGGATTAGAAACTGGAAACAAGAGAAGCCTAAAACTTAG
- the rpsN gene encoding 30S ribosomal protein S14, translating to MAKKSKVVKEKKRQEIVAKYADLRRELKAKGDYEALQKLPRDSSPTRLKNRCELTGRPRGYLRKFKLSRIAFRELAHKGQIPGITKSSW from the coding sequence ATGGCCAAGAAATCGAAAGTCGTAAAAGAGAAGAAACGTCAGGAAATTGTAGCGAAATATGCGGATTTGAGACGTGAATTAAAAGCAAAAGGGGACTATGAGGCTTTGCAAAAGCTTCCTCGGGACTCATCCCCAACCCGCTTGAAAAACCGTTGCGAGCTGACAGGCAGACCGAGAGGATACCTGCGCAAATTCAAGCTGTCCCGAATTGCGTTCCGCGAGCTGGCCCATAAAGGCCAAATACCAGGCATTACGAAATCTAGCTGGTAA
- a CDS encoding ABC transporter ATP-binding protein, producing the protein MAEPFLEIDRLKTYFPVKSGFMNRTTGHVRAVDDISFTIRQGETFGLVGESGSGKSTVGRTIVRLTDKTDGTVKYKGVDLHSLSAKGMQELRPKIQLIFQDPYSSLNPRVRIGDAIGEALLDHGIATKEEVRQIVLDVLMLCGLSEYHIDRFPHEFSGGQRQRIGIARALALQPDLIIADEPVSALDVSIQAQIINLFAKLQAERGLTYLFISHDLSVVEHLCSRIGVMYLGSMVETASRDELFGNPLHPYTKALLSAVPIPVPKLKRERILLKGDIPSPVNPPSGCKFHTRCPFAIDRCSQEIPFYREARPDHWVACHLAE; encoded by the coding sequence ATGGCTGAGCCGTTTTTGGAAATAGACCGTTTAAAAACATACTTCCCGGTGAAGTCCGGTTTTATGAATCGTACTACAGGGCACGTGCGGGCAGTAGACGATATAAGCTTTACGATCCGTCAGGGTGAAACCTTCGGTCTGGTGGGGGAATCGGGGAGCGGTAAAAGCACGGTGGGCCGCACAATTGTCAGATTGACGGATAAAACAGATGGTACCGTAAAATACAAAGGGGTGGATCTCCACAGCTTGTCGGCCAAAGGGATGCAGGAACTTCGTCCTAAAATTCAGCTGATCTTTCAAGACCCGTACAGCTCGCTGAATCCGCGTGTACGGATCGGAGATGCCATTGGTGAGGCGCTGCTCGACCACGGTATAGCTACCAAAGAGGAGGTCCGGCAGATCGTGCTGGACGTACTTATGCTGTGCGGATTGTCGGAATATCATATCGACCGTTTCCCGCATGAATTTTCGGGAGGTCAGCGTCAACGGATTGGCATTGCCCGCGCGCTGGCGCTTCAACCGGATCTGATCATCGCTGATGAGCCGGTGTCAGCGCTGGATGTGTCCATACAGGCGCAGATTATTAACCTTTTTGCCAAATTGCAGGCCGAGCGGGGTCTGACATATTTGTTCATCTCCCACGATTTGAGCGTAGTTGAACATTTATGTTCTCGTATTGGCGTGATGTACCTAGGCTCTATGGTCGAAACAGCTTCGCGTGACGAGTTATTCGGCAATCCGCTGCATCCGTATACGAAGGCGTTGCTGTCGGCTGTGCCTATACCAGTGCCGAAGCTAAAAAGAGAACGAATTTTGCTCAAAGGAGATATTCCAAGTCCGGTGAATCCGCCTTCGGGCTGCAAGTTTCATACGCGCTGCCCCTTTGCAATCGACCGCTGTTCTCAAGAGATTCCATTCTATCGTGAAGCTCGCCCAGATCACTGGGTGGCTTGCCATTTGGCTGAATGA
- a CDS encoding ABC transporter ATP-binding protein has product MDNLLSIEHLSTHFYTEEGTVKAVDDISFRVKPGETVCIVGESGCGKSITAMSIMGLIQSPGGKVAGGSIRFEETDLLELSRNEMRTIRGHEISMIFQEPMSSLNPVMTIGEQLSEPLIEHLKMGRKQARKRALELIEQVGISRPEQILKSYPHELSGGMLQRIMIAIAVSCGPKLLIADEPTTALDVTIQAQILDMLREFKAQSNMSLMLITHDLGVVAEMADYVIVMYAGKIVEEGEVVQLFNHPKHPYTQGLLKSKPVLNQRQKELYSIPGQVPNPLELTTSCYFHDRCGHCMDICRVKEPTLKEVSAQQKASCWLYEEAVVYG; this is encoded by the coding sequence ATGGACAATTTACTTTCCATTGAACATTTAAGCACTCATTTTTATACAGAAGAAGGAACGGTCAAAGCGGTGGATGATATCAGCTTTCGCGTGAAGCCGGGGGAGACGGTATGCATTGTCGGTGAATCGGGCTGCGGCAAAAGTATTACCGCCATGTCGATCATGGGCCTGATTCAGAGTCCCGGTGGTAAAGTGGCAGGTGGAAGTATCCGTTTTGAGGAAACCGATCTGCTAGAGCTTAGTAGAAATGAGATGCGCACGATTCGCGGACATGAAATCTCTATGATTTTTCAGGAGCCGATGTCTTCATTAAATCCGGTGATGACCATTGGTGAACAACTGTCTGAGCCACTGATTGAGCACTTAAAGATGGGCCGAAAGCAAGCTCGCAAGCGGGCGCTAGAGCTGATTGAACAGGTCGGCATATCCCGACCGGAGCAGATTTTAAAAAGCTACCCCCATGAACTGAGCGGAGGGATGCTGCAGCGAATTATGATTGCTATTGCTGTTTCTTGCGGACCCAAGCTGCTTATTGCGGATGAGCCGACCACGGCACTAGATGTAACAATTCAGGCACAGATTCTCGACATGCTGCGTGAATTTAAAGCCCAATCCAATATGTCGCTCATGCTAATCACCCATGATCTGGGTGTTGTTGCGGAGATGGCCGATTATGTAATCGTGATGTATGCGGGCAAGATCGTCGAGGAAGGCGAAGTGGTGCAGCTATTCAATCACCCCAAGCATCCCTATACACAGGGGTTGCTCAAGTCCAAACCGGTGCTTAATCAGCGCCAAAAGGAGCTGTATTCCATCCCCGGACAGGTACCTAATCCACTGGAGCTGACGACTTCCTGTTATTTTCATGACCGCTGCGGGCATTGCATGGACATTTGTCGTGTAAAGGAGCCTACATTAAAAGAAGTTTCAGCTCAGCAGAAAGCATCCTGCTGGTTGTATGAGGAGGCGGTTGTTTATGGCTGA
- a CDS encoding ABC transporter permease, with translation MSSFLTKRLTYMIIILLAASMMIFFLYAMTPGDFISGNLKLSPERKAELREIYGLNKPILERYGNWLGNALHGNFGYSLAQQKPVLTLFNEYIWNSFLLAIVSTFLTWLIAVIIGVVAAYKQYSWFDTLVMVVIFAAMSVPSFFIGLYLIKIAAVDLKWLPPGGMLNTGSNATGMEYVKEVLQHMTLPVIVMTLLGLGSLTRYFRSNMIDVIQQDYIRTARAKGLMERKVLFTHALRNALLPAITLVGFELPALFGGSLIIEKIFNWPGIGQLYMQSFSLRDYPLLMGFTMLIAILSVIGTLLSDILYRIADPRVKV, from the coding sequence ATGAGCTCGTTTTTAACGAAAAGACTGACGTACATGATTATTATTTTGTTGGCCGCTTCGATGATGATTTTTTTTCTGTATGCCATGACACCGGGAGATTTCATTAGCGGTAATCTGAAGCTGTCGCCGGAGAGAAAAGCGGAGCTGAGGGAAATTTACGGGTTGAATAAGCCTATTCTTGAGCGCTACGGAAACTGGCTAGGCAATGCGCTGCATGGTAATTTCGGCTATTCGCTCGCTCAACAGAAACCGGTGCTAACCTTATTTAATGAATATATCTGGAATTCATTCTTGTTGGCCATTGTATCCACCTTCCTGACCTGGCTGATTGCAGTCATTATTGGTGTGGTTGCTGCTTACAAGCAGTATTCATGGTTCGATACACTGGTCATGGTGGTGATTTTTGCCGCGATGTCTGTACCCTCTTTTTTTATCGGACTGTATCTAATCAAAATTGCGGCGGTCGATCTGAAATGGCTGCCACCGGGCGGGATGCTCAATACGGGTAGTAACGCTACAGGCATGGAGTATGTGAAGGAGGTTCTCCAGCATATGACCTTGCCGGTGATCGTGATGACACTGCTGGGCTTGGGTTCGCTGACCCGTTACTTCCGCAGCAATATGATCGACGTGATCCAGCAGGATTATATCCGTACAGCTCGTGCAAAGGGCTTAATGGAAAGAAAGGTGCTTTTTACACACGCATTGAGAAATGCACTATTGCCTGCCATTACGCTCGTTGGCTTTGAATTGCCTGCGCTGTTTGGCGGATCTCTGATTATCGAAAAGATTTTTAACTGGCCCGGGATCGGTCAGTTGTACATGCAGTCTTTTTCGCTTCGGGATTATCCGCTGCTGATGGGCTTTACGATGCTGATTGCCATATTGAGCGTGATCGGGACGCTGTTATCCGATATTTTGTATCGCATTGCTGACCCGCGTGTGAAAGTGTAA
- a CDS encoding ABC transporter substrate-binding protein: MLKKGIILLSSLLLASSTLLAACSNGGSESNNNTTAQNNGDTQTTATAQPLTSLVKASDMSKLPEVSKKRNDTIIVGLTDPAGVFTPYFNQSGYDGNVISQLWTPLVTVDEKGLPLPNLAKSWDISKDNLTYTFHLVPNTQFSDGSPLTAEDVAFTWTLIYDKAYPGDSQIRKLNIKGGKAYTEGKAQQIDGIKVIDPQTISVTLEKPNALALTILGEYVLSKAYYGKDYKFGQLDYFKNLHGSPLGNGAYKLEKFIPGQEVRLEANDHFFKGKPKTKHFIYKTAEGDAWQFIETGDTDFASFTATQENIDKLKGLGFLNILPYTPSTYGYLQVNLENEKLKDKKVRQALTYGLDRKSIYVDAAQGAGAVANIPASPIFWSYTTDGINPYNYDPEQAKKLLDEAGWVEGSDGIREKNGQKLTIHLLTSKRPETDTFIALAAENYKAIGVDLQPEIFADFNAMVAKVEGKDYDLAAFSTAMLTDPSDGIEPFVNGEIKGYNNPKLKELYEKGLATTNMEERKKIYKELYVLLNDELPVIFTNYKKTVYAYNGRMEHVKVSPFIGLSGNLFEWSLK, from the coding sequence ATGTTGAAAAAGGGTATTATTTTACTTAGCAGTCTACTTCTGGCGAGCTCTACCTTGCTGGCAGCTTGCTCTAACGGTGGATCGGAAAGCAACAACAATACTACTGCCCAAAATAATGGGGACACACAGACAACTGCTACAGCGCAGCCATTAACAAGTCTGGTAAAGGCTTCTGATATGTCCAAATTGCCGGAAGTGTCCAAAAAAAGAAACGACACCATTATTGTAGGCCTGACTGACCCGGCCGGAGTATTTACGCCGTATTTTAACCAAAGCGGCTATGACGGCAACGTCATTTCGCAGTTATGGACTCCGCTGGTTACGGTAGATGAGAAGGGACTTCCGCTGCCCAATCTGGCGAAGAGCTGGGATATTTCCAAGGATAATTTAACATATACGTTTCATCTGGTTCCCAATACCCAATTCAGCGATGGCTCACCTTTGACAGCAGAGGATGTCGCATTTACCTGGACGTTAATCTATGACAAAGCCTATCCGGGCGATAGCCAAATCCGAAAGCTGAACATTAAAGGCGGCAAAGCCTATACGGAAGGCAAGGCACAACAAATTGATGGAATTAAGGTAATTGATCCACAGACTATTTCTGTGACATTGGAAAAGCCAAACGCGCTGGCTCTGACTATTCTCGGTGAATATGTATTGTCCAAAGCTTACTACGGCAAGGATTATAAGTTCGGACAGCTGGATTATTTTAAAAATTTGCATGGTAGCCCATTGGGGAATGGGGCATATAAGTTGGAAAAATTCATTCCAGGGCAAGAAGTTCGTCTGGAGGCAAACGATCACTTTTTTAAAGGCAAACCGAAAACGAAACACTTCATATATAAGACAGCGGAAGGCGATGCTTGGCAATTCATCGAAACAGGGGATACCGATTTTGCTTCCTTTACCGCAACGCAAGAAAATATCGACAAGCTGAAAGGACTCGGCTTTTTGAATATTTTGCCTTATACACCGAGCACCTATGGATATTTGCAAGTCAATCTGGAAAATGAAAAGCTGAAGGATAAAAAGGTTCGTCAAGCGTTGACCTATGGATTGGATCGCAAAAGCATTTATGTTGACGCAGCACAGGGAGCAGGGGCGGTCGCCAACATTCCAGCTTCTCCTATATTCTGGTCATACACGACCGATGGAATCAATCCATACAACTATGACCCGGAGCAAGCGAAAAAGCTGCTGGATGAAGCGGGCTGGGTAGAAGGCAGTGATGGCATTCGTGAGAAAAACGGCCAGAAGCTGACCATTCACTTGCTGACCTCCAAACGTCCAGAAACAGACACCTTTATCGCGCTTGCGGCTGAAAACTATAAAGCGATTGGCGTTGACTTGCAACCGGAAATCTTTGCAGACTTTAATGCAATGGTCGCCAAAGTGGAAGGTAAAGATTATGATCTCGCCGCCTTCTCGACAGCCATGCTGACAGACCCATCTGATGGAATCGAGCCGTTCGTCAATGGTGAAATCAAGGGATATAACAATCCGAAGCTCAAAGAGCTCTATGAAAAAGGTTTGGCTACGACGAATATGGAAGAGCGTAAGAAAATATATAAGGAATTATATGTACTGCTAAATGATGAACTACCCGTTATTTTCACCAACTACAAGAAGACTGTATATGCTTACAATGGTCGAATGGAACATGTAAAGGTCAGCCCATTCATTGGTTTGTCTGGTAATCTGTTCGAGTGGTCCCTTAAATAA
- a CDS encoding class I SAM-dependent methyltransferase yields MKPNESSLTSLISAFGRAYHSQHDTPKIFDDFMAKDLISQNEFSDIRENMIKGIAFFNKDIAQRFQDDPDEILKWITQVQLSPTTLARAAYCEKVLLNEVRLGLQQYVILGAGLDTFCFRHPELKNSLEIFEMDHPATQESKKKRLAHANLKIPSNLHLVSMDFAHPFSYSNLLDEGFANKKTFFSLLGVSYYLTKEEISRLINHLFTKVPSGSSIVFDYADENLFKEKGMSNRVENMVKMASVSGEPMKSCFAYDEIEGMLEASDLLIYEHLSPDTINSLFFGERADYLSAFETIHYIHAIKK; encoded by the coding sequence ATGAAGCCAAATGAGTCTAGTTTAACTTCCTTAATATCAGCTTTTGGCCGAGCATATCATAGTCAACATGACACACCCAAAATTTTTGATGATTTTATGGCTAAAGATTTAATTTCCCAAAATGAGTTTTCAGATATCAGAGAGAATATGATTAAAGGAATAGCGTTTTTCAATAAAGATATTGCGCAAAGGTTCCAAGATGATCCGGATGAAATTTTAAAATGGATTACACAAGTTCAACTTTCTCCAACGACCTTAGCACGTGCTGCATATTGTGAAAAAGTATTACTTAATGAAGTTAGGTTAGGATTACAGCAGTATGTCATACTAGGGGCCGGGTTAGATACGTTTTGTTTCCGACATCCAGAATTGAAAAATAGCTTAGAAATATTTGAAATGGATCATCCAGCAACACAGGAATCTAAAAAGAAAAGGTTAGCTCATGCAAATTTAAAAATACCGAGCAATCTTCATCTGGTTTCTATGGACTTTGCCCATCCATTTTCGTATTCCAATCTATTGGATGAAGGGTTTGCTAATAAAAAAACATTCTTTAGCCTTCTGGGTGTTTCTTATTATTTAACTAAGGAGGAAATTTCAAGATTAATAAATCATTTGTTTACCAAGGTCCCATCGGGGAGTTCGATCGTTTTTGACTATGCAGATGAAAACCTTTTTAAAGAGAAAGGCATGTCTAATCGAGTTGAAAATATGGTGAAAATGGCTTCAGTAAGTGGTGAACCCATGAAATCATGCTTTGCTTATGATGAAATTGAGGGAATGTTAGAAGCTTCAGATTTACTAATTTATGAACATCTATCCCCGGATACAATAAATAGCCTTTTCTTTGGTGAGAGGGCAGATTATTTGTCCGCATTCGAAACGATTCATTATATCCATGCTATAAAAAAATAA
- a CDS encoding ArsR family transcriptional regulator: MSHDVNAPYDVHVAYGPVFELLSSLHTFICRKAYKKTDLIASRWADQVRGTLSPRLSALLESMEINADWKIIYGLVCMLSDQGGVEEVVDRLESQSLQELKQQASAYGIPLSDDMENLRKLALQLLSGWNEEYFRHVDTSILSGLELEAECRKREENAYSSMERVDRITNGFRFEPSAGLTQVLLVPQYHFQPMNIIYRFGSLLLCHYSGGVYVQEDDFLSPQEYRMIRSLGEKSRLKILKYLYQSQSPRTFIEIVRHLKLSKGITHDHIFKLRAAGFIHAHFDGETLLGYSARLTAVDEMHESILGYMERR; encoded by the coding sequence ATGAGTCACGACGTGAATGCTCCTTATGATGTACATGTAGCATATGGACCAGTGTTTGAACTGCTCAGCAGCTTACACACTTTTATTTGTCGTAAAGCGTATAAGAAGACAGATTTAATAGCATCCAGATGGGCGGACCAAGTGCGTGGAACGCTGTCTCCGAGGCTGTCCGCGTTACTGGAGTCCATGGAAATCAATGCAGACTGGAAAATTATTTATGGACTTGTATGTATGCTTTCTGATCAGGGGGGCGTTGAAGAGGTCGTGGATCGTTTGGAAAGCCAGTCTTTACAGGAACTAAAGCAACAGGCATCAGCCTATGGGATTCCGCTGTCTGACGACATGGAGAACCTCCGTAAACTTGCTTTGCAACTGCTATCCGGCTGGAACGAGGAGTATTTTCGTCACGTGGATACAAGTATCCTTAGCGGCCTGGAACTGGAAGCTGAATGCAGAAAACGGGAGGAGAACGCATATAGCTCTATGGAGCGGGTGGATCGTATAACTAATGGCTTCCGATTCGAGCCTTCCGCTGGACTGACGCAGGTGTTGCTGGTACCGCAATATCATTTTCAGCCGATGAATATTATTTATCGATTTGGGTCACTTTTGTTATGTCATTATTCCGGAGGAGTATATGTTCAGGAGGATGATTTTTTATCACCACAGGAATACCGAATGATTCGAAGTTTAGGGGAGAAGAGCAGGCTCAAGATTTTAAAATATTTGTACCAAAGCCAGTCCCCGCGAACCTTCATTGAGATTGTCCGTCATCTCAAGCTATCCAAGGGAATCACGCATGATCATATATTTAAGCTCCGTGCCGCTGGCTTTATTCATGCACATTTTGATGGCGAAACATTGCTTGGCTACAGTGCACGGCTTACGGCTGTGGATGAGATGCATGAGAGTATCCTTGGTTATATGGAGCGAAGGTAG